The following are encoded in a window of Kaistia algarum genomic DNA:
- a CDS encoding RidA family protein has protein sequence MTTITRYESGPRMSQAVVHGDTIYLAGQVGPTGETVAEQTASALAEVDRLLALTGSDKSRLLSATIWLADVNDFAEMNSVWDQWVDKTNPPARATGEAKLAAPKYKVEIIITAAKA, from the coding sequence ATGACGACGATCACGCGATACGAAAGCGGCCCGCGCATGAGCCAGGCCGTGGTTCATGGCGACACGATCTATCTCGCCGGCCAGGTCGGCCCGACGGGCGAGACCGTCGCCGAGCAGACCGCTTCCGCTCTGGCCGAAGTCGACCGCCTTCTCGCCCTCACCGGCTCGGACAAGTCGCGCCTGCTCTCGGCTACGATCTGGCTGGCCGACGTCAATGATTTCGCCGAGATGAATTCGGTCTGGGACCAGTGGGTCGACAAGACCAACCCGCCGGCTCGCGCCACGGGCGAGGCCAAGCTTGCCGCGCCGAAATACAAGGTCGAGATCATCATCACCGCTGCCAAGGCGTGA
- a CDS encoding VIT1/CCC1 transporter family protein codes for MPRALSHRENHLVQRIGWLRAAVLGANDGIVSTSSLIVGVAAAATSSGEIALTGIAGLVAGAMSMAAGEYVSVSSQSDTENADLAREKKELATDIEAERQELAGIYEARGLDPALAREVAIQLMAKDALGAHARDELGISEITTARPIQAALTSAATFSIGAAMPLAMALLAPQAYVVPAVSIASLAFLALLGAIGAKAGGANVVKATVRVTFWGALAMAITAGIGAVFGTVV; via the coding sequence GTGCCACGCGCTCTCTCTCATCGCGAGAACCACCTTGTGCAGCGTATCGGCTGGCTGCGGGCGGCCGTGCTCGGGGCCAATGATGGCATCGTGTCGACATCGAGCCTCATTGTCGGCGTCGCTGCTGCCGCGACCAGTTCCGGCGAAATCGCGCTCACCGGCATTGCCGGGCTTGTGGCAGGAGCCATGTCGATGGCCGCCGGCGAATATGTGTCCGTGAGCAGTCAGTCCGACACGGAGAACGCCGATCTAGCCCGCGAGAAGAAGGAACTCGCCACGGATATCGAGGCTGAACGGCAGGAACTAGCTGGAATCTACGAAGCGAGAGGTCTCGATCCCGCGCTGGCGCGGGAGGTTGCGATCCAGCTGATGGCGAAGGATGCGCTCGGCGCTCATGCCCGCGACGAACTGGGCATTTCGGAAATCACGACGGCCCGCCCCATCCAGGCAGCGCTGACGTCGGCCGCGACCTTTTCGATCGGTGCGGCCATGCCCCTTGCCATGGCGCTTCTGGCGCCCCAGGCCTATGTCGTACCGGCGGTATCGATCGCCTCGCTCGCCTTCCTGGCATTGCTGGGTGCCATCGGCGCGAAGGCCGGGGGAGCGAATGTCGTGAAGGCCACCGTGCGGGTGACCTTCTGGGGCGCGCTGGCCATGGCGATTACCGCCGGCATCGGCGCCGTGTTCGGGACGGTCGTCTAA
- a CDS encoding cytochrome b/b6 domain-containing protein: MRINEPHSSSADIVPVPKGAGTIPVWDPVVRLFHWTIVTACILNLFILEAGETAHRFVGYVVAIALTLRFLWGFAGPRHARFADFFPTPRRLIPYLRDLRRGREPRHVGHNPAGAVMMLLLMSLLASLCLTGWMMGLDAFWGEEWLEELHGALANGILVLALVHAGAAIVESWRHRENLVLSMVTGRKRAE, encoded by the coding sequence ATGAGGATAAACGAGCCCCACTCGTCCTCTGCCGATATCGTGCCCGTCCCGAAAGGGGCGGGCACGATTCCCGTCTGGGACCCGGTCGTGCGCCTGTTCCACTGGACTATCGTCACGGCCTGCATTCTGAACCTGTTCATCCTGGAAGCAGGCGAGACGGCACACCGCTTCGTCGGCTATGTCGTCGCGATTGCACTGACCTTGCGCTTCCTGTGGGGCTTCGCCGGCCCCCGGCACGCCCGCTTCGCCGATTTCTTTCCAACCCCGCGGCGTCTGATCCCCTATCTCCGGGATTTGAGGCGAGGACGCGAGCCACGCCATGTCGGTCACAATCCGGCGGGCGCTGTTATGATGCTGCTTCTCATGAGCCTGCTGGCGAGCTTATGCCTGACCGGCTGGATGATGGGCCTCGACGCCTTCTGGGGCGAGGAATGGCTCGAGGAACTGCATGGCGCGCTCGCCAACGGTATCCTGGTTCTTGCCCTTGTGCATGCCGGTGCGGCGATCGTCGAGAGCTGGCGCCATCGCGAAAATCTGGTGCTTTCCATGGTAACGGGCCGCAAGCGCGCCGAATGA
- a CDS encoding PepSY domain-containing protein, producing MRAALLLALAGTSLVFAAGTAMADPACTKEPQSAWMSQEAMKAKIAELGYQKIKTFKVTGSCYEIYGYDKNNKKAEVYFNPVDGSIVKE from the coding sequence ATGCGCGCTGCTCTTCTTCTCGCCCTCGCGGGTACTTCGCTGGTCTTCGCGGCCGGAACTGCCATGGCGGACCCGGCCTGCACAAAAGAGCCCCAGTCTGCCTGGATGAGCCAGGAAGCAATGAAGGCGAAGATCGCCGAGCTTGGCTATCAGAAGATCAAGACCTTCAAGGTCACGGGATCTTGCTACGAGATTTACGGCTACGACAAGAACAACAAGAAAGCCGAAGTCTATTTCAATCCGGTCGACGGTTCGATCGTCAAGGAATGA
- a CDS encoding LysE family translocator has translation MSSLASLFAILGALLVGAISPGPSFVFVVRTSVARSRLDGLAAAVGMGVGAMAFGALALFGLRTLMNEAAGLYWALKIAGGLYLVYLGVRIWLGATAPMAAVDSGVAVRSAPLRSFSLGLLTQFSNPKIVAVFGAVFAALLPADYPLWLGIVLPALIFVQETAWYALVALAFSSARPRALYLRARTIIDRTAGVVIGLLGIRLLLDAR, from the coding sequence TTGTCTTCCCTCGCCTCTCTTTTTGCCATTCTCGGAGCCCTGCTCGTCGGGGCGATCAGTCCGGGGCCGAGCTTTGTGTTCGTCGTTCGCACATCGGTTGCCCGCTCTCGGCTTGATGGGCTCGCGGCGGCCGTCGGCATGGGTGTTGGCGCCATGGCCTTCGGGGCGCTTGCGCTGTTCGGCCTGCGCACCTTGATGAACGAGGCGGCGGGGCTCTATTGGGCCCTGAAGATCGCGGGCGGACTTTATCTCGTCTATCTCGGCGTCCGCATCTGGCTCGGCGCAACCGCGCCGATGGCGGCGGTCGATAGCGGCGTGGCGGTTCGGTCGGCGCCGCTGCGCTCCTTCTCGCTCGGTCTCCTGACGCAGTTCAGCAATCCAAAGATCGTCGCGGTCTTCGGCGCCGTCTTCGCGGCGCTGCTTCCGGCGGACTATCCGCTCTGGCTCGGGATCGTGCTGCCGGCGCTCATCTTCGTGCAGGAGACGGCCTGGTACGCGCTTGTCGCCCTCGCGTTTTCCTCGGCCCGGCCCCGCGCGCTGTATCTGCGCGCCCGCACGATCATCGACCGGACGGCCGGCGTTGTGATCGGTCTCCTGGGTATCAGGCTTCTCCTCGACGCGCGTTGA
- a CDS encoding amino acid synthesis family protein, with the protein MAEIEVRKFVTIVEEILHEGGPPSANPPKRAAVAAVIANPFAGAYHEDIVGLMEDLKPLGLEMAKRLVDALGGDPAIVEGYGKGAIVGEAGELEHGALWHVPGGYAMRELLGGAKAIVPSSKKVGGLGAKIDIPISHINASYVRSHFDAFEIGIGDAPRRGEIVLVLVMTTGPRVHARVGGLAVADIKAGDGLR; encoded by the coding sequence ATGGCCGAGATCGAGGTCAGGAAGTTCGTCACCATCGTCGAGGAAATCCTGCATGAAGGCGGGCCGCCCTCCGCCAACCCGCCGAAGCGGGCCGCGGTGGCGGCGGTGATCGCCAATCCCTTTGCCGGCGCCTATCATGAGGACATTGTCGGCCTCATGGAGGATCTGAAGCCTCTCGGCCTTGAGATGGCCAAGCGGCTGGTCGATGCGCTGGGCGGCGATCCCGCTATCGTCGAGGGATATGGCAAGGGCGCCATCGTGGGCGAGGCTGGCGAACTGGAGCACGGGGCGCTCTGGCATGTTCCCGGCGGCTATGCGATGCGCGAATTGCTGGGCGGCGCCAAGGCGATCGTCCCGTCTTCGAAGAAAGTCGGCGGCCTCGGCGCCAAGATCGACATCCCGATCAGCCATATCAATGCGTCCTATGTCCGCTCGCATTTCGACGCCTTCGAGATCGGCATCGGCGATGCGCCGCGCCGGGGCGAGATCGTGCTGGTCCTGGTGATGACGACCGGTCCCCGCGTCCATGCGCGCGTCGGCGGCCTCGCGGTCGCCGATATCAAGGCGGGAGACGGTCTCCGGTGA
- a CDS encoding amino acid synthesis family protein: MSAKIRKIITVLEETLIEGGKAVTPPTRRAAAIAVIENPFAGRYVEDLEPIYAIGEELGELLGARAIAALGIPGPEVESFGKAAAVGAEGELEHAAAILHPKLGAPLRRLLGKGASLIPSSKKRAGPGATFDIPLGHKDAAYVRSHFDGMEVRVSDAPRENEIAVAVALTDSGRPHARVGGLKKEDVKGEDGLR; encoded by the coding sequence GTGAGCGCGAAAATCCGCAAGATCATCACGGTTCTCGAGGAGACCCTCATCGAGGGCGGCAAGGCGGTCACGCCGCCGACGCGCCGCGCCGCGGCAATCGCCGTCATCGAGAACCCCTTCGCCGGTCGCTATGTCGAGGATCTGGAGCCGATCTACGCGATCGGCGAGGAGCTTGGCGAACTGCTGGGCGCCCGAGCCATTGCCGCGCTCGGCATCCCCGGACCCGAGGTGGAGAGTTTCGGCAAGGCCGCCGCGGTTGGCGCCGAGGGCGAACTCGAACATGCCGCCGCCATCCTGCACCCCAAGCTCGGCGCGCCGCTGCGCCGCCTGCTGGGCAAGGGCGCCTCGCTCATCCCCTCTTCGAAGAAGCGAGCAGGTCCCGGCGCAACCTTCGACATCCCGCTTGGCCACAAGGATGCAGCCTATGTGCGCTCGCATTTCGACGGCATGGAAGTACGCGTCTCCGACGCACCGCGCGAAAACGAGATCGCCGTTGCCGTAGCCCTCACCGATTCCGGACGTCCGCATGCACGCGTCGGCGGATTGAAGAAGGAAGATGTAAAGGGCGAAGACGGGCTGAGATAA
- a CDS encoding glycosyltransferase family 87 protein, whose product MDGTSGRQGRVVVLVVIGLWTLGMAALAVMAGVQHDYVYYLAQWQLVLAGADAWSTDNAYGPLHTSLAILLPLGTLAPKLFMVGAMLAANTALAVRLLAIRPQPDAWLHYAIVILANVAVISLAVIYGLNDGLVAALIVAAVLLRFSGALAWAGAMLGLAVLLKFYPLLLIPFFALDGRRFSFRLTIAALATVAIGLVAACAVFGDDWLAAVRFGAGREPKLLSVLAALASAPALVGGAGSLDWLIRHNAAFVLATAALCLAITWWRRIAWLDASVLALLAVLLVYKVGHPQFFLPWLFLVVALPLVGTISADRLARLCWPFVLFLGLFQWGYAFGTDQYHAIGGEVRLYAGFVAFPLGVATIASYFLFARAPGDAAEVSRAPIQWRG is encoded by the coding sequence GTGGACGGGACAAGCGGGCGGCAGGGGCGGGTGGTAGTCCTGGTGGTCATCGGTCTGTGGACGCTGGGCATGGCGGCGCTGGCAGTCATGGCGGGCGTCCAGCATGACTATGTTTACTACCTCGCGCAGTGGCAGCTGGTGCTGGCGGGTGCCGATGCCTGGTCCACCGACAACGCCTACGGACCGCTCCATACCAGCCTCGCCATCTTGCTGCCGCTTGGGACGCTGGCGCCCAAGCTGTTCATGGTCGGGGCGATGCTGGCGGCCAATACCGCGCTCGCGGTCCGATTGCTGGCGATCCGGCCGCAGCCAGACGCCTGGCTGCACTATGCGATTGTGATCCTCGCCAATGTGGCGGTGATCTCGCTGGCGGTCATCTATGGCCTGAATGACGGCCTCGTCGCGGCATTGATCGTGGCGGCGGTGCTGCTCCGGTTCAGCGGCGCCCTCGCATGGGCCGGCGCCATGCTGGGACTGGCTGTCCTCCTTAAGTTCTACCCGCTGCTGCTCATTCCGTTCTTCGCGCTGGACGGCCGACGCTTCAGCTTCCGGCTGACTATTGCGGCTCTGGCGACGGTCGCCATCGGTCTTGTCGCCGCTTGCGCAGTGTTTGGGGATGACTGGCTCGCAGCGGTCCGTTTCGGAGCGGGGCGCGAACCGAAGTTGCTGTCGGTGCTCGCGGCTCTCGCGTCGGCCCCCGCGCTCGTCGGGGGCGCCGGTTCGCTCGACTGGCTGATCCGGCACAATGCGGCCTTCGTGCTGGCGACAGCCGCTCTATGCCTCGCCATCACCTGGTGGCGACGAATCGCGTGGTTGGATGCTTCGGTACTGGCGCTGCTCGCCGTGCTGCTCGTCTACAAGGTCGGCCATCCGCAGTTCTTCCTGCCATGGCTCTTTCTCGTGGTGGCCCTGCCGCTTGTCGGTACGATCTCGGCCGACAGGCTTGCGCGACTCTGCTGGCCCTTCGTGCTGTTCCTGGGCCTGTTCCAATGGGGCTACGCCTTCGGCACCGATCAGTACCATGCAATCGGCGGCGAGGTCCGGCTCTATGCGGGCTTCGTCGCCTTTCCGCTCGGCGTCGCAACGATCGCCAGCTACTTCCTCTTCGCCCGGGCGCCTGGCGATGCGGCAGAGGTGTCCCGGGCGCCGATCCAGTGGAGAGGCTGA